One window of Vicinamibacterales bacterium genomic DNA carries:
- a CDS encoding ABC transporter permease translates to MFYFAESAGIALRAIWEYKLRSFLTVLGNIVAVTSIIAVVSLVQGMNQYVTDTIETSVGVDTFTIQRMPIIRTQQDEDRVRNNPRIKITEAAAIKKFSDNIGAIAAQGSSGASIVFRGQSVDGAQVQGVSADYINFATFDVEEGRLISPVEINTMRPVAIIGWDIADKLFGPIDPLDKVIKVGNYHFRVVGVHKKKGSAFGNSQDNFAIIPLGIFQEMFGARNFGLQFMVKPRSPELLNAAIDDATVALRVDRRLRPKDPDNFGLFTADTFLGIYKTATSGIFAILIGVVALSLVVGGIVIMNIMLMVVSERTREIGLRKALGARRRDIVWQILTESVTLSTFGGIIGTLLGAIFAIVISKLSPLPASVQAWSVGIGIGITAVVGLFFGMYPAMRAARLDPIEALRRE, encoded by the coding sequence ATGTTTTACTTCGCGGAATCGGCCGGCATCGCGCTGCGCGCGATCTGGGAGTACAAGCTCCGATCGTTCCTGACCGTGCTCGGGAACATCGTCGCGGTGACCTCGATCATCGCCGTGGTGTCGCTCGTCCAGGGGATGAACCAGTACGTCACCGACACGATCGAAACGAGCGTCGGCGTCGACACGTTCACGATCCAGCGCATGCCGATCATCCGCACGCAGCAGGACGAGGACCGCGTCCGTAACAACCCGCGCATCAAGATCACGGAAGCGGCGGCGATCAAGAAATTCAGCGACAACATCGGCGCGATTGCCGCGCAGGGGAGCTCAGGCGCGTCGATCGTCTTCCGCGGGCAGTCGGTCGACGGCGCGCAGGTGCAGGGCGTGTCGGCCGACTACATCAACTTCGCGACGTTCGACGTCGAGGAGGGGCGGCTGATCAGCCCGGTCGAGATCAACACCATGCGACCGGTGGCGATCATCGGCTGGGACATCGCCGACAAGCTGTTTGGACCGATCGATCCGCTCGACAAGGTCATCAAGGTCGGCAACTACCACTTCCGCGTCGTCGGCGTGCACAAGAAGAAGGGCTCGGCGTTCGGCAACTCACAGGACAACTTCGCGATCATTCCGCTCGGCATCTTCCAGGAGATGTTCGGGGCGCGCAATTTCGGCCTGCAGTTCATGGTCAAGCCGCGCTCGCCCGAACTCCTCAATGCGGCGATCGACGACGCCACGGTGGCGCTCCGCGTCGACCGCCGGCTGCGCCCCAAGGATCCCGACAACTTCGGCCTGTTCACCGCCGACACCTTCCTCGGCATCTACAAGACCGCGACCAGCGGCATCTTCGCCATTCTGATCGGCGTTGTCGCGCTGTCGCTGGTGGTCGGCGGCATCGTCATCATGAACATCATGCTGATGGTGGTCAGCGAGCGGACGCGCGAGATCGGGCTGCGCAAGGCGCTCGGCGCGCGCCGCCGCGACATCGTCTGGCAGATCCTGACCGAGTCGGTGACGCTGTCGACCTTCGGCGGCATCATCGGCACCCTGCTGGGCGCGATCTTCGCCATCGTCATCAGCAAGCTGTCGCCGCTGCCGGCATCCGTGCAGGCCTGGTCGGTCGGCATCGGCATCGGTATCACCGCCGTCGTCGGGCTGTTCTTCGGCATGTACCCGGCGATGCGGGCCGCGCGGCTGGACCCGATCGAAGCCCTGCGCCGCGAGTAG
- a CDS encoding glycoside hydrolase family 3 N-terminal domain-containing protein has translation MRAQSAVLVLATAASLTLSAQSVPPYKDAALPVERRVEDLLSRMTLEEKAAQTLAVWQQKRQLADAAGNFDPGKAAPILQNGIGQVTRVSDGVERGGKRRGPRETAEFVNAIQHWVMEHTRLQVPVMFHEEALHGLAAMKGTNFPVPIALASSWDPALVERVMTIAAREARARGAQQVLSPVIDLARDPRWGRTEETYGEDPHLVGEMGLAAIRGYQGPMPLLTAGHVFATAKHFAAHGPNEGGINTAPTQVPERELREELLWPFERAIKEGHVMSVMPSYNEVDGVPSTASQFLLQRVLRQEWGFQGFVVSDYNAIEQLANRHHVVGSLAEAAKLAISAGVDLELPDRQAYATLVDEVKAGRIDERLVTDAARHVLTLKFLAGLFEHPYADPDEAERVTNTPDAQALALEAARASMVLLKNDNHTLPLDRSKLKRIAVVGPNAIDVHLGGYSEQPGRGVSVLQGIKDKTGAGVEIASAEGTRITEEPASWDRNEIVAGDPAKNAQRIADAVKIARTADVVVAVIGTNESTSREAYADNHLGDMATLDLTGNQQELVDQLVATGKPVVVVLMNGRPLSITKVAEKVPAILEVWYQGQEGGTAIADALFGDVNPAGKLPITVPRTVGQLPVYYDRKATSFRDYLFESRAPLYPFGFGLSYTTFTLTGLKLADPTIGPAGRTTASVTVTNTGTRAGDEVVQLYVHDVIASVTRPVKQLRAFQRVSLQPGESKVVTLPIGPEALWLIDQNMQRRVEPGDFDILVGDSSNTTLKATLTVK, from the coding sequence ATGCGCGCCCAATCCGCCGTCCTCGTTCTCGCTACCGCTGCGTCTCTGACGCTGTCCGCTCAGTCGGTGCCGCCGTACAAAGACGCCGCACTGCCCGTCGAACGCCGCGTCGAGGATCTCCTCAGCCGGATGACGCTCGAGGAAAAAGCCGCGCAGACGCTTGCCGTGTGGCAACAGAAGCGGCAGCTCGCGGATGCCGCCGGAAACTTCGATCCGGGCAAAGCGGCTCCGATCCTGCAGAACGGCATCGGCCAGGTCACCCGCGTCAGCGACGGCGTCGAGCGGGGCGGCAAGCGCCGAGGCCCGCGCGAGACCGCGGAGTTCGTCAACGCCATCCAGCACTGGGTGATGGAGCACACCCGGCTCCAGGTGCCGGTGATGTTCCACGAAGAGGCGCTGCACGGGCTGGCGGCGATGAAAGGGACGAACTTCCCCGTTCCCATCGCGCTCGCCAGCAGCTGGGATCCCGCGCTGGTCGAACGCGTGATGACGATCGCGGCGCGCGAGGCTCGGGCGCGCGGCGCGCAGCAGGTGCTGTCGCCGGTCATCGACCTGGCGCGCGACCCGCGCTGGGGGCGCACCGAGGAGACCTACGGCGAAGATCCGCATCTGGTCGGGGAGATGGGACTCGCCGCGATTCGCGGCTACCAGGGCCCGATGCCGCTGCTCACGGCCGGACACGTCTTCGCCACTGCGAAACACTTCGCCGCCCATGGACCCAACGAAGGCGGCATCAACACCGCGCCGACGCAAGTGCCCGAACGCGAACTGCGTGAGGAGCTGCTGTGGCCGTTCGAGCGCGCGATCAAGGAGGGCCACGTGATGTCCGTGATGCCCTCCTACAACGAGGTCGACGGCGTTCCCTCGACGGCGAGCCAGTTCCTCCTGCAGCGCGTGCTGCGTCAGGAATGGGGCTTCCAGGGCTTCGTCGTCTCCGACTACAACGCGATCGAGCAGCTCGCCAATCGGCACCATGTCGTCGGCTCGCTCGCGGAGGCCGCGAAGCTGGCGATTTCGGCCGGCGTCGACCTCGAGCTGCCGGATCGACAGGCCTACGCGACGCTCGTCGACGAGGTGAAGGCCGGGCGCATCGACGAACGCCTGGTCACCGACGCGGCGCGGCACGTGCTGACGCTGAAGTTCCTCGCGGGCCTGTTCGAACACCCGTATGCCGATCCAGACGAAGCCGAGCGCGTCACCAACACGCCGGACGCGCAGGCGCTGGCGCTGGAGGCGGCGCGGGCGTCGATGGTGCTGCTCAAGAACGACAACCACACACTGCCGCTCGATCGCTCGAAGCTCAAGCGGATCGCCGTCGTCGGGCCCAACGCCATCGACGTGCACCTCGGCGGCTACAGCGAACAGCCGGGCCGCGGCGTCAGCGTGCTGCAGGGGATCAAGGACAAGACCGGCGCCGGCGTCGAGATCGCGTCGGCGGAAGGGACGCGGATTACCGAGGAGCCGGCGAGCTGGGACCGCAACGAGATCGTCGCCGGGGACCCGGCGAAGAACGCGCAGCGGATCGCCGACGCCGTCAAGATCGCCAGGACCGCCGACGTCGTCGTCGCCGTCATCGGCACCAACGAGTCGACGTCGCGCGAGGCCTACGCCGACAACCATCTCGGTGACATGGCGACCCTGGATCTCACCGGCAACCAGCAGGAGCTCGTCGACCAGCTCGTCGCCACCGGCAAGCCCGTGGTCGTCGTGCTGATGAACGGCCGACCGCTGTCGATCACCAAGGTCGCCGAAAAGGTGCCGGCCATCCTCGAGGTCTGGTACCAGGGGCAGGAGGGAGGGACGGCGATCGCCGATGCCCTGTTTGGCGACGTGAACCCGGCGGGCAAGCTGCCGATCACGGTGCCGCGCACGGTCGGCCAGCTTCCGGTCTACTACGACCGCAAAGCGACGTCGTTCCGGGACTATCTGTTCGAGTCGCGCGCCCCGCTCTATCCGTTCGGTTTCGGACTGAGCTACACGACGTTCACGCTCACCGGGCTGAAGCTCGCCGACCCGACGATCGGTCCCGCCGGACGCACGACCGCGAGCGTGACCGTCACCAACACCGGCACACGCGCCGGCGACGAGGTCGTCCAGCTCTACGTGCACGACGTGATCGCGTCGGTGACCCGGCCGGTCAAGCAGCTCCGCGCCTTCCAGCGCGTGTCGCTGCAACCCGGCGAATCGAAGGTCGTGACGCTGCCGATCGGTCCCGAGGCGCTCTGGCTGATCGATCAGAACATGCAGCGCCGCGTCGAGCCCGGTGACTTCGACATCCTGGTCGGCGACAGCTCGAACACGACGCTCAAAGCGACGCTGACAGTCAAATAG
- a CDS encoding ABC transporter permease, translated as MAPDRTGLLAEVFVMSFDTLRGNKMRSALTVLGVVIGITSIVGMTSLIRGFDQSFRDAINTLGPDTIIVQKMGALSFSSGKSFIELGRRPNLTREDALAIERECPSVALVDTWLGAQGGSQSRIYYGHERTRQVAIMGVTENWSAVNFAKVEAGRMFSQAEIDHRRPVILLGNSPWQALFPNTDPIGKIVRVGSEAFTVIGVLGPRPSPGNLGGADDLAIIPYSTHEKIYGKVLTGSTRFTGGQFNPSMLRTAMIAVVPREGERDQAMREVEAIIRIRHNLKLDQPNDFDLATQDAVLAVWDQISQATFLALVVISSIALMVGGIGVMAIMMISVTERTREIGVRKALGARRREILWQFLIEAVCLTSFGGVLGIVFGSAIGLGVHALSGFPVSLPWWSFAIGIGFSASVGIFFGLFPAFKAARLDPIEALRYE; from the coding sequence ATGGCACCCGACCGCACCGGTCTCCTCGCGGAAGTCTTCGTCATGTCGTTCGACACGCTGCGCGGCAACAAGATGCGCAGCGCGCTGACGGTGCTCGGTGTCGTCATCGGCATCACGTCGATCGTCGGCATGACCTCGCTGATCCGCGGCTTCGATCAGTCGTTCCGCGACGCCATCAACACGCTCGGCCCAGACACGATCATCGTGCAGAAGATGGGGGCGCTGTCGTTTTCGTCGGGCAAGAGCTTCATCGAGCTGGGGCGACGCCCCAACCTGACGCGCGAGGACGCGCTCGCGATCGAGCGCGAATGCCCGTCGGTCGCGCTCGTCGACACCTGGCTGGGCGCGCAAGGGGGCTCGCAGTCGCGCATCTACTACGGCCACGAACGCACGCGGCAGGTCGCGATCATGGGGGTCACCGAGAACTGGTCGGCCGTCAACTTCGCCAAGGTCGAAGCGGGGCGCATGTTCTCGCAGGCGGAGATCGATCATCGCCGCCCGGTCATCCTGCTCGGCAACAGCCCGTGGCAGGCGCTCTTCCCCAATACCGATCCGATCGGCAAGATCGTCCGCGTCGGCTCCGAGGCGTTCACCGTGATCGGCGTCCTCGGGCCGCGTCCGAGCCCCGGCAATCTCGGCGGGGCCGACGATCTCGCGATCATTCCGTATTCCACCCACGAGAAGATCTACGGCAAGGTGCTGACCGGCTCGACCCGGTTCACCGGCGGCCAGTTCAACCCGAGCATGCTGCGCACGGCGATGATTGCCGTGGTGCCGCGGGAGGGCGAGCGCGATCAGGCGATGCGCGAAGTCGAAGCGATTATCCGCATCCGACACAACCTGAAGCTCGATCAGCCCAACGACTTCGACCTCGCGACGCAGGACGCGGTGCTGGCCGTGTGGGACCAGATCAGCCAGGCGACGTTCCTGGCGCTGGTCGTCATCTCGTCGATCGCGCTCATGGTCGGCGGCATCGGCGTCATGGCGATCATGATGATCTCGGTGACCGAACGGACGCGCGAGATCGGCGTTCGTAAGGCGCTCGGCGCCCGCCGCCGCGAGATCCTCTGGCAGTTCCTGATCGAGGCGGTGTGCCTGACCTCATTCGGCGGCGTGCTCGGCATCGTCTTCGGCAGCGCCATCGGCCTCGGGGTGCACGCGTTGTCGGGCTTCCCCGTTTCGCTGCCGTGGTGGTCGTTCGCGATCGGCATCGGCTTCTCGGCGAGCGTCGGCATCTTCTTCGGCCTCTTCCCGGCGTTCAAGGCCGCGCGGCTCGATCCGATCGAGGCGCTGCGCTACGAGTAG
- a CDS encoding efflux RND transporter periplasmic adaptor subunit — translation MSTGKKVLIGVGIVVILGAIVFANVKFKQQTGTAVNVEAVQKRDLQAIVSASGKIQPHNSVNISADTMGRVTNLAVDEGYRVTKGQFLMQIDPKLLAMSVDQGEASLAAARSTMEQLRVASDSAKAGLKTAQDAYARQQQLWKGGLTTRENLDLAENTLHMRQSDVASADKQVETQQIRMKQEQSSLDSAKYTLSKVRIESPIDGIVTKRNIQEGETVVVGTMNNAGTVLLTIADMSDIEAQVEVDETDIPNVTIGQKAKITVDAMNGKSFTGHVVEIGNSPISTTGTTSASQATNFLVKVKVDDAMPDVRPGFTCTAEITTATRKDATSIPIQATTVREMVVDKASGAIVRDDAKNVKGRAGGTTVQAQELKPGQERKELEGVFLVKDSKAFFTPVKTGIAGEKYFEALSGVSPGDQVIIGPFSSVRELKDNGPVKVEAAARGGSNSTTK, via the coding sequence ATGAGTACCGGCAAGAAAGTCCTGATCGGCGTGGGGATCGTCGTGATCCTCGGGGCGATCGTGTTCGCGAACGTGAAGTTCAAGCAGCAAACCGGCACGGCGGTCAACGTCGAGGCCGTGCAGAAGCGGGATCTCCAGGCGATCGTCTCGGCGTCGGGCAAGATCCAGCCGCACAATTCGGTCAACATCAGCGCCGACACCATGGGCCGCGTCACCAACCTCGCCGTCGACGAGGGCTACCGCGTGACGAAGGGGCAGTTCCTGATGCAGATCGATCCGAAGCTGCTGGCGATGTCGGTCGACCAGGGCGAAGCGTCGCTGGCGGCGGCGCGCTCGACGATGGAGCAGCTGCGCGTCGCGTCTGACAGCGCCAAGGCCGGGCTGAAGACCGCGCAGGACGCCTACGCGCGCCAGCAGCAGCTGTGGAAGGGCGGACTGACGACGAGAGAGAACCTCGACCTCGCCGAGAACACCCTGCACATGCGGCAGTCCGACGTCGCCTCCGCCGACAAGCAAGTCGAGACGCAGCAGATCCGCATGAAGCAGGAGCAGTCCTCGCTCGACAGCGCCAAGTACACCTTGAGCAAGGTCCGGATCGAGTCGCCGATCGACGGCATCGTCACCAAGCGCAACATCCAGGAAGGGGAAACCGTCGTCGTCGGGACGATGAACAACGCCGGCACGGTGCTGCTGACCATCGCCGACATGTCCGACATCGAGGCGCAGGTGGAAGTCGACGAAACCGACATTCCGAACGTCACGATCGGCCAGAAGGCGAAGATCACCGTCGACGCGATGAACGGCAAGTCGTTCACCGGCCACGTCGTCGAGATCGGCAACAGTCCGATCAGCACCACCGGTACGACGTCGGCGTCGCAGGCGACCAACTTCCTGGTCAAGGTGAAGGTTGACGACGCGATGCCCGACGTACGTCCGGGCTTCACCTGCACGGCGGAGATCACGACGGCGACGCGGAAGGACGCGACCAGCATTCCGATCCAGGCGACAACCGTCCGCGAGATGGTCGTCGACAAGGCGAGCGGCGCCATCGTCCGTGACGACGCCAAGAACGTGAAGGGCCGGGCCGGCGGCACCACGGTCCAGGCGCAGGAACTGAAGCCCGGCCAGGAGCGCAAGGAGCTCGAAGGCGTGTTCCTGGTGAAGGACAGCAAGGCCTTCTTCACGCCGGTGAAGACCGGCATCGCCGGCGAGAAGTATTTCGAGGCGCTGTCGGGCGTGAGCCCCGGCGACCAGGTGATCATCGGCCCGTTCTCATCGGTCCGCGAGCTCAAGGACAACGGGCCGGTGAAGGTCGAGGCGGCGGCGCGCGGCGGTTCGAATTCGACGACCAAATAG
- a CDS encoding glycoside hydrolase family 172 protein: protein MTKQRDRRGFLQGVLAAGGVAAGLRGMVEAQQTPGDFAFLPAYARAQSYRSLKQSSYDTTGGNSDRWPIPAGAVREVFAQEGPGVITHIWFTIAARSGDHLKELVLRGYWDGSAKPCVEVPIGDFFGLNLGSYVLFESRYLACSPGKSLNAYFAMPYRRSARFTVTNEGTQDVGSFYSNIDFMRVPRLPEDALYFHAQYRQAAPCVPVAGPDPKLNPDGAKNYVYMETRGRGHLMGVTLGVLQNANGWWGEGDDMIFVDEGAKPTIVGTGSEDYFLGSWDFGGRDGAIPFGHQMYGAPLIVNAERTGGRYCCYRWHGDNPVTFERSLKHTMEHGHANDRGDNFFSCAYWYQTDPFTDFPQLPAAAQRLPVVRTS, encoded by the coding sequence ATGACGAAGCAGCGCGACCGGCGCGGATTCCTGCAGGGTGTGCTGGCGGCGGGAGGGGTGGCGGCCGGCCTTCGCGGCATGGTCGAGGCGCAGCAGACACCGGGAGACTTCGCGTTTCTCCCTGCCTACGCGCGGGCGCAGAGCTATCGCTCCCTCAAACAATCCAGCTATGACACCACCGGCGGCAACAGCGACCGCTGGCCGATCCCGGCTGGTGCGGTGCGGGAGGTGTTCGCGCAGGAGGGGCCCGGCGTCATCACCCACATCTGGTTCACGATCGCGGCGCGGAGCGGGGACCATCTCAAGGAACTGGTGCTGCGCGGCTACTGGGACGGCAGCGCCAAACCGTGCGTCGAGGTGCCGATCGGCGATTTTTTCGGCCTCAACCTCGGCAGCTACGTCCTCTTCGAGTCACGCTATCTGGCGTGCTCGCCCGGCAAGTCGCTCAACGCGTACTTCGCGATGCCGTATCGCCGCTCGGCGCGCTTCACGGTGACGAACGAAGGCACCCAGGATGTCGGCTCGTTCTACTCGAACATCGACTTCATGCGCGTGCCGCGGCTGCCGGAAGACGCCCTCTACTTCCACGCGCAATACCGGCAGGCGGCGCCGTGCGTGCCGGTGGCCGGCCCCGATCCGAAGCTCAACCCCGACGGCGCGAAGAACTACGTCTACATGGAGACCCGCGGCCGCGGCCACTTGATGGGCGTGACGCTTGGCGTGCTGCAGAACGCCAACGGCTGGTGGGGCGAGGGGGACGACATGATCTTCGTGGACGAGGGCGCCAAGCCGACGATCGTCGGGACCGGCAGCGAAGACTATTTTCTCGGCAGTTGGGACTTCGGCGGCCGCGACGGCGCGATTCCCTTCGGCCATCAGATGTACGGCGCGCCGCTCATCGTCAATGCCGAGCGCACCGGCGGCCGCTACTGCTGTTACCGCTGGCACGGCGACAACCCGGTGACCTTCGAGCGTTCGCTCAAACACACGATGGAGCACGGCCATGCCAACGATCGCGGCGACAACTTTTTCTCGTGCGCCTACTGGTATCAGACCGATCCGTTCACCGACTTTCCGCAGCTGCCGGCGGCGGCCCAGCGGCTGCCGGTCGTGCGTACGTCGTGA